Proteins from a single region of Kineococcus rhizosphaerae:
- the gatB gene encoding Asp-tRNA(Asn)/Glu-tRNA(Gln) amidotransferase subunit GatB — protein MSVELVDYDEAVAQFDPVLGLEVHVELNTKTKMFSGAPTEFGAEPNTQVDPTSLGLPGAMPVLNAKALESAIRIGLALNCSIATYCRFARKNYFYPDMPKNFQTSQYDEPIAFDGYLDVDVPASEDGTKPAFTYRVLIERAHMEEDTGKSLHVGGSTGRIHGAEFSLVDYNRAGIPLIEIVTKPLEGTGDRAPDVAKAYVAALRDLLRSLDVSDVKMEQGSLRCDVNLSLRPSPQAKLGTRSETKNVNSLRSVERAVRYEVSRHAAVLRSGAKVVQETRHWHEDTGLTTSGREKSDAEDYRYFPEPDLVPIEPDPAWVEELRASLPEPPAVRRKRLHAEWGFSDLEFRDLVNAGALDVVEATVAAGASPAAARKWWSGELARRANVDGVDLTDLPVRPADVAELAKLVEDGKLTDRLAREALEGVLAGEGSVAEVVEARGLIVVQDDGALAAAVDAVLAANPDVVEKIRGGKAQAAGALIGQVMKQMQGKADAAKIRELIAARVG, from the coding sequence GTGAGCGTCGAACTGGTGGACTACGACGAGGCGGTCGCGCAGTTCGACCCGGTGCTGGGCCTGGAGGTCCACGTCGAGCTGAACACGAAGACCAAGATGTTCTCCGGCGCGCCCACGGAGTTCGGCGCCGAGCCGAACACCCAGGTCGACCCGACGTCGCTCGGGCTGCCCGGCGCGATGCCGGTGCTGAACGCCAAGGCGTTGGAATCCGCGATCCGCATCGGCCTGGCGCTGAACTGCTCGATCGCGACGTACTGCCGCTTCGCCCGGAAGAACTACTTCTACCCGGACATGCCGAAGAACTTCCAGACGTCGCAGTACGACGAGCCCATCGCCTTCGACGGCTACCTCGACGTCGACGTCCCGGCCAGTGAGGACGGCACGAAACCCGCCTTCACCTACCGGGTGCTCATCGAGCGCGCCCACATGGAGGAGGACACCGGCAAGTCCCTGCACGTCGGCGGTTCCACCGGCCGCATCCACGGCGCCGAGTTCTCCCTCGTGGACTACAACCGCGCGGGCATCCCGCTCATCGAGATCGTCACGAAGCCGCTGGAGGGCACGGGCGATCGCGCCCCCGACGTGGCGAAGGCGTACGTGGCGGCGCTGCGCGACCTGCTGCGCTCCCTCGACGTCTCCGACGTGAAGATGGAGCAGGGGTCGCTGCGCTGCGACGTCAACCTGTCGCTGCGGCCGTCCCCGCAGGCGAAGCTCGGGACGCGGTCGGAGACGAAGAACGTCAACTCGCTGCGCTCGGTCGAACGGGCCGTGCGCTACGAGGTGTCCCGGCACGCCGCGGTCCTGCGCTCGGGCGCGAAGGTCGTCCAGGAGACGCGCCACTGGCACGAGGACACCGGCCTGACGACCTCGGGCCGCGAGAAGTCCGACGCCGAGGACTACCGGTACTTCCCCGAACCCGACCTCGTCCCGATCGAGCCGGACCCGGCGTGGGTGGAGGAGCTGCGCGCCTCGCTGCCCGAGCCGCCCGCCGTGCGCCGCAAGCGGCTGCACGCCGAGTGGGGCTTCTCCGACCTGGAGTTCCGCGACCTCGTCAACGCCGGTGCGCTCGACGTCGTGGAGGCCACCGTCGCGGCGGGCGCCTCGCCGGCGGCGGCGCGCAAGTGGTGGTCCGGGGAACTGGCCCGGCGCGCCAACGTCGACGGCGTCGACCTGACCGACCTGCCCGTGCGCCCGGCCGACGTCGCCGAGCTCGCGAAGCTCGTCGAGGACGGCAAGCTCACCGACCGCCTCGCCCGCGAGGCCCTCGAGGGCGTCCTGGCCGGGGAGGGGTCGGTGGCCGAGGTCGTCGAGGCGCGCGGCCTCATCGTGGTGCAGGACGACGGCGCGCTCGCCGCGGCCGTCGACGCGGTCCTGGCCGCGAACCCGGACGTCGTGGAGAAGATCCGCGGCGGGAAGGCGCAGGCCGCCGGGGCGCTCATCGGTCAGGTCATGAAGCAGATGCAGGGCAAGGCGGACGCCGCGAAGATCCGTGAGCTGATCGCGGCGCGCGTCGGCTGA
- a CDS encoding uroporphyrinogen-III synthase codes for MSELLGVTIGITSDRRSGDMIATFERKGARVVHAPTMRIVPLTEDDQLLAETRDVIADPPDVVLVTTGIGLRGWVEAADAAGLAADLLATLGRAQVVARGPKATGVIRANGLRETWSAASEQTAEAVERLVAEGVAGRSIVVQLHGAADEHQLAPLLAAGARVRGVSVYRWLPPADPGAVDRLVDLVASRSLDAVTFTSAPGAVALLEKARTLGRRDDLVAAFGDGVVACAVGDVTAEPLRAEGVEPLIPDRWRLGALLRTLTAHLAAHPLADVATSHGRLVLRAQTALLDGEVLELAPGPRAVLRRLADAGGAVLSREDLLPTLPGAADVHAVEVTVGRLRSALPDAGLVRTVVKRGYRLDVAS; via the coding sequence GTGAGTGAACTCCTGGGCGTGACGATCGGCATCACCAGCGACCGCCGCTCGGGCGACATGATCGCGACGTTCGAGCGCAAGGGCGCCCGCGTGGTCCACGCGCCGACCATGCGGATCGTCCCGCTGACCGAGGACGACCAGCTGCTGGCCGAGACGCGCGACGTCATCGCCGACCCGCCGGACGTCGTGCTCGTCACGACGGGCATCGGGCTGCGGGGCTGGGTGGAGGCCGCCGACGCCGCCGGGCTCGCGGCCGACCTGCTGGCGACGCTGGGCCGGGCCCAGGTCGTCGCCCGCGGCCCCAAGGCGACGGGGGTCATCCGCGCCAACGGCCTGCGCGAGACGTGGTCGGCGGCCTCGGAGCAGACCGCGGAGGCCGTCGAGCGCCTCGTGGCCGAGGGCGTGGCGGGCCGCTCGATCGTGGTGCAGCTGCACGGGGCGGCCGACGAGCACCAGCTCGCCCCGCTGCTGGCGGCGGGGGCGCGGGTGCGCGGGGTGTCGGTGTACCGGTGGCTGCCACCGGCCGACCCGGGCGCGGTGGACCGGCTCGTCGACCTCGTCGCCTCCCGGTCCCTGGACGCCGTGACGTTCACGAGCGCCCCCGGCGCGGTGGCACTTCTGGAGAAGGCGCGCACGCTCGGGCGCCGCGACGACCTCGTCGCGGCCTTCGGCGACGGCGTCGTGGCGTGCGCGGTGGGCGACGTGACCGCTGAACCCCTGCGGGCCGAGGGGGTCGAGCCCCTGATCCCGGACCGCTGGCGCCTCGGGGCGCTGCTGCGGACGCTGACGGCGCACCTGGCCGCGCACCCGCTGGCCGACGTGGCCACGAGCCACGGGCGGCTCGTGCTGCGCGCGCAGACCGCCCTCCTGGACGGCGAGGTGCTCGAACTCGCCCCGGGGCCACGGGCCGTGCTGCGGCGCCTGGCCGACGCCGGCGGGGCGGTGCTGAGCCGGGAGGACCTGCTGCCGACGCTGCCCGGCGCCGCCGACGTGCACGCCGTCGAGGTGACCGTGGGCCGGTTGCGCTCCGCACTGCCGGACGCCGGTCTCGTGCGGACCGTGGTCAAGCGCGGCTACCGGCTGGACGTGGCCTCGTGA
- the pdxY gene encoding pyridoxal kinase PdxY produces the protein MKVLSIQSSVAHGHVGNSAAVFPLQRIGVEVIPVHTVNFSNHTGYGAWRGPLIAPADVADVLTGVEERGVFPQVDAVLSGYQGGAGIADVIVDAVRRVKAANPSAIYACDPVMGNAKSGCFVAPEIPDLLRDRVVPVADLITPNQFELGYLTGTDPGSLETTLASVDAARAMGPSTVLVTSVERPDREEGTIEVLVADDAGAWIVKTPLLPFKANGSGDVTAALFTAHYRATGDAKVSLERTVSSVFDLIELTHRSGQRELQLVEAQESYAHPRLQFSAERVR, from the coding sequence GTGAAGGTCCTGTCGATCCAGTCCTCCGTCGCCCACGGTCACGTCGGCAACTCCGCCGCCGTCTTCCCCCTGCAGCGCATCGGGGTCGAGGTGATCCCCGTGCACACCGTGAACTTCTCCAACCACACGGGGTACGGGGCCTGGCGCGGACCGCTCATCGCCCCGGCCGACGTCGCCGACGTCCTCACCGGTGTCGAGGAGCGCGGGGTCTTCCCGCAGGTCGACGCGGTGCTGTCGGGGTACCAGGGCGGGGCCGGGATCGCCGACGTCATCGTCGACGCCGTGCGCCGGGTCAAGGCCGCGAACCCCTCGGCGATCTACGCGTGCGACCCCGTCATGGGGAACGCGAAGTCCGGCTGCTTCGTCGCCCCCGAGATCCCGGACCTGCTGCGCGACCGGGTCGTCCCCGTGGCCGACCTCATCACCCCGAACCAGTTCGAGCTGGGGTACCTCACCGGCACCGATCCCGGTTCCCTGGAGACGACCCTGGCCTCGGTGGACGCCGCACGGGCCATGGGCCCCTCCACCGTCCTGGTGACCAGCGTCGAACGTCCCGACCGCGAGGAGGGGACGATCGAGGTGCTCGTCGCCGACGACGCCGGGGCCTGGATCGTGAAGACCCCGCTGCTGCCGTTCAAGGCCAACGGGTCCGGCGACGTCACGGCCGCGCTGTTCACGGCCCACTACCGCGCGACCGGGGACGCGAAGGTCTCCCTGGAGCGGACCGTGTCCAGCGTGTTCGACCTGATCGAGCTGACCCACCGCTCCGGGCAGCGGGAACTGCAGCTCGTCGAGGCGCAGGAGTCCTACGCGCACCCGCGGCTGCAGTTCAGCGCCGAGCGGGTGCGCTGA
- the cobA gene encoding uroporphyrinogen-III C-methyltransferase, with translation MTSGVTGAARYPLHLDVTGRRVLVAGGGPVAARRAADLVAAGADVLVVAPSLCEDLRDLLPHLRWQAREVEPADVADVWLVHTATGDPRADAAVAAAAEALRVWCVRADDAEASAAWTPAVVRRDMGDGEVTVSVTAGGDPRRARGLREALSRWLDSGAAPLRRRRPGPGRVTLVGGGPGEVDLLTLRGRRRLAEADVVVVDRLAPTDVLADLDPEVQVVDVGKTPDHHPVPQEEINRILVEHALAGRRVVRLKGGDPYVLGRGGEEVLACRAAGVEVEVVPGVTSAFAVPAAAGIPVTHRGLARSVTVVSGHEEVDADALARVEGTLVLLMGVTTLPRTAAALVAAGKPATTPVAVVENGWRAGQRTTRGTLADIADLARERGVRNPAVIVVGAVAGLAEEEAEVTPGAPVAYRPHS, from the coding sequence GTGACCAGTGGCGTGACCGGTGCTGCGCGGTACCCCCTGCACCTCGACGTGACCGGGCGCCGGGTCCTGGTGGCCGGCGGCGGCCCCGTCGCGGCCCGCCGGGCCGCCGACCTCGTGGCCGCCGGCGCCGACGTCCTGGTCGTCGCGCCCAGCCTGTGCGAGGACCTGCGCGACCTGCTGCCGCACCTGCGCTGGCAGGCCCGGGAGGTCGAACCGGCCGACGTCGCCGACGTCTGGCTCGTCCACACCGCCACGGGCGACCCCCGGGCCGACGCGGCGGTCGCCGCGGCCGCCGAGGCGCTGCGGGTCTGGTGCGTGCGCGCCGACGACGCCGAGGCGTCGGCCGCGTGGACGCCGGCCGTCGTGCGGCGCGACATGGGCGACGGCGAGGTGACCGTCTCCGTCACCGCCGGCGGCGACCCCCGCCGCGCCCGCGGGCTGCGCGAGGCCCTGTCGCGCTGGCTGGACTCCGGTGCGGCTCCCCTGCGCCGACGGCGGCCGGGCCCGGGCCGGGTCACCCTCGTGGGGGGCGGGCCGGGTGAGGTGGACCTGCTGACGCTGCGCGGCCGGCGCCGGCTCGCCGAGGCCGACGTCGTCGTCGTCGACCGGCTCGCGCCCACCGACGTCCTGGCCGACCTCGACCCCGAGGTCCAGGTCGTCGACGTCGGCAAGACGCCCGACCACCACCCCGTGCCGCAGGAGGAGATCAACCGGATCCTCGTCGAGCACGCCCTGGCGGGCCGGCGCGTCGTGCGGCTCAAGGGGGGCGACCCGTACGTGCTGGGCCGCGGCGGGGAGGAGGTCCTCGCCTGCCGCGCCGCGGGGGTCGAGGTCGAGGTCGTCCCGGGCGTGACGAGCGCGTTCGCCGTCCCGGCCGCGGCCGGGATCCCCGTGACGCACCGCGGGCTGGCGCGCTCGGTCACCGTGGTCAGCGGCCACGAGGAGGTCGACGCGGACGCCCTGGCCCGCGTCGAGGGGACCCTGGTGCTCCTCATGGGCGTCACGACGCTGCCGCGGACCGCCGCCGCGCTCGTCGCCGCGGGCAAACCCGCGACGACCCCTGTCGCAGTCGTCGAGAACGGCTGGCGCGCGGGGCAGCGCACGACCCGGGGAACCCTCGCGGACATCGCCGACCTCGCCCGCGAGCGCGGGGTGCGCAACCCCGCCGTCATCGTCGTGGGGGCCGTGGCGGGTCTGGCCGAGGAGGAGGCGGAGGTGACGCCCGGCGCGCCGGTCGCCTACCGTCCGCACTCGTGA
- a CDS encoding Rieske (2Fe-2S) protein, with product MSRPVCSVEDLPVGEGRAYVVDGEQVALFRHRSGKVSAVQAACPHAGGPLADGQIDETVVVCPLHLTAFDLTTGEAAGGEGSIAVHPCRVTADGLVEVSL from the coding sequence GTGAGCCGCCCGGTGTGCAGCGTGGAGGACCTGCCCGTCGGGGAGGGCCGCGCGTACGTCGTCGACGGCGAGCAGGTCGCGCTGTTCCGGCACCGCAGCGGGAAGGTCAGCGCCGTGCAGGCCGCCTGCCCGCACGCCGGTGGGCCGTTGGCGGACGGGCAGATCGATGAGACAGTCGTCGTCTGCCCCCTGCACCTGACCGCGTTCGACCTCACCACGGGTGAGGCGGCCGGCGGGGAGGGTTCGATCGCCGTGCACCCGTGCCGGGTGACGGCAGACGGTCTCGTGGAGGTGTCCCTGTGA
- a CDS encoding DedA family protein — protein sequence MFDQLNALVTEHAGAPWVLAAVLALAALDAFVPPLPSESVVIGLAAIAADTGHPDRWALFACALVGAFVGDNLTYAMGRHSPLRRWIAGHPRLERAFTRAAAELDKRGAFAVLAARYVPIGRIAVNLTAGAVRFPRRRFVPLSALAACTWAAYSIAIGSLAGHWIESTPLVGAALGIVIALALGFVVDALLNRFVHERRRA from the coding sequence GTGTTCGACCAGCTCAACGCGCTCGTCACCGAGCACGCGGGAGCCCCGTGGGTGCTGGCCGCCGTGCTCGCCCTCGCCGCGCTCGACGCGTTCGTCCCGCCGCTGCCCAGCGAGTCCGTCGTCATCGGCCTGGCCGCGATCGCGGCCGACACCGGGCACCCGGACCGGTGGGCGCTGTTCGCGTGCGCGCTCGTCGGCGCGTTCGTCGGCGACAACCTCACCTACGCGATGGGCCGGCACTCCCCCCTGCGCCGCTGGATCGCGGGCCACCCGCGCCTCGAACGCGCCTTCACCCGCGCCGCCGCCGAACTCGACAAGCGCGGGGCCTTCGCGGTCCTCGCCGCCCGCTACGTCCCGATCGGGCGCATCGCCGTCAACCTCACCGCCGGGGCCGTGCGGTTCCCGCGCCGGCGGTTCGTGCCCCTCAGCGCGCTCGCCGCGTGCACCTGGGCGGCCTACTCCATCGCCATCGGTTCCCTGGCCGGGCACTGGATCGAGTCCACCCCGCTGGTGGGGGCAGCGCTCGGCATCGTCATCGCCCTCGCGCTCGGGTTCGTCGTGGACGCGCTGCTCAACCGCTTCGTCCACGAGCGACGGCGCGCCTGA
- a CDS encoding 2-hydroxyacid dehydrogenase produces MSVPVSIVVSVPSASWARALGPVEGAEVVVWDGQAPAPDPAPDLVVPPYVATPDLSHLPAGTRAVQLLTIGYDGVPEQLPPGVRLCNATGVHETSTAELAVGLTVLALRGLADDVRSMATGDWRPSLRTSLADRRVLVVGWGGVGRATAARLAPFECSVTAVGTRTRVQDGVAVHAVEELPDLLPEHDVVVLACPLTERTRGLVGERFLAALPDGALVVNVARGPVVDTGALVAELRTGRLRAALDVTDPEPLPADHELWTLPGVVVTPHVGGNSTAFRPRMVALLTEQIARLAAGQELRNVIV; encoded by the coding sequence GTGAGCGTCCCCGTGAGCATCGTGGTGAGCGTGCCGTCCGCGTCGTGGGCCAGGGCCCTCGGGCCCGTCGAGGGCGCCGAGGTCGTGGTCTGGGACGGGCAGGCACCCGCCCCTGACCCGGCGCCGGACCTCGTCGTCCCGCCGTACGTCGCGACCCCCGACCTTTCGCACCTGCCCGCGGGGACGCGGGCCGTCCAGCTGCTGACCATCGGCTACGACGGCGTGCCGGAGCAGCTGCCCCCGGGCGTGCGGCTGTGCAACGCGACCGGCGTGCACGAGACCTCGACGGCCGAGCTCGCCGTCGGCCTGACGGTCCTGGCCCTGCGCGGTCTGGCCGACGACGTCCGGTCGATGGCGACGGGGGACTGGAGGCCCTCCCTGCGCACCTCGCTGGCCGACCGCCGGGTGCTCGTCGTCGGCTGGGGCGGCGTCGGGCGGGCCACCGCCGCGCGGCTGGCGCCCTTCGAGTGCTCGGTCACCGCGGTCGGCACTCGGACCCGGGTCCAGGACGGCGTCGCCGTCCACGCCGTCGAGGAACTGCCAGACCTGCTGCCGGAGCACGACGTCGTCGTGCTCGCCTGCCCGCTCACCGAGCGGACCCGCGGGCTCGTCGGTGAGCGGTTCCTCGCCGCGCTGCCGGACGGGGCCCTCGTCGTCAACGTCGCCCGCGGCCCGGTCGTGGACACCGGCGCGCTCGTGGCCGAACTGCGCACCGGCCGGCTGCGGGCCGCGCTCGACGTCACCGACCCCGAACCCCTGCCCGCCGACCACGAGCTGTGGACCCTGCCCGGCGTCGTCGTCACCCCGCACGTGGGCGGGAACTCCACGGCCTTCCGGCCCCGGATGGTCGCGTTGCTGACGGAGCAGATCGCCCGGCTCGCAGCGGGTCAGGAGCTGCGCAACGTCATCGTCTGA
- a CDS encoding sirohydrochlorin chelatase, translating to MNSPVLPPVLIACSHGTRSAAGRSVVDGLRDAVRAARPGLDVEAAHVDVHEPFLADVVERVCADAGRDAVVVPLLLSSGYHVRVDIAEALTRGGGRAVASAALGPSEVITDVLVERLGGFAGNVVLAAAGSSDAQAQADVARAAQSLSQRLGRPVTSGFLSAQDPPVAGAVAAARPGPVAVVSYLLAPGVFSARLGSVGAALVTEPLGIDPRVVDLVLARYDETLRR from the coding sequence GTGAACTCCCCGGTGCTCCCCCCGGTGCTGATCGCCTGCTCGCACGGGACCCGCTCGGCCGCAGGCCGTTCCGTCGTCGACGGGTTGCGCGACGCCGTGCGGGCCGCCCGCCCGGGGCTGGACGTGGAGGCCGCGCACGTCGACGTCCACGAGCCCTTCCTGGCCGACGTCGTCGAGCGCGTGTGCGCCGACGCCGGGCGGGACGCGGTGGTGGTGCCGCTGCTGCTGTCCAGCGGGTACCACGTGCGCGTCGACATCGCCGAGGCCCTGACCCGCGGGGGCGGGCGGGCGGTCGCCTCGGCCGCACTGGGTCCCAGCGAGGTCATCACCGACGTCCTCGTCGAACGCCTGGGGGGTTTCGCCGGGAACGTCGTCCTGGCCGCGGCGGGTTCGTCCGACGCGCAGGCGCAGGCCGACGTCGCCCGCGCGGCGCAGTCGCTGTCGCAGCGCCTGGGACGTCCGGTGACCTCCGGGTTCCTGTCCGCGCAGGACCCCCCGGTGGCCGGGGCCGTCGCGGCGGCCAGGCCCGGTCCGGTGGCCGTCGTCAGCTACCTGCTGGCGCCGGGGGTGTTCTCCGCGCGGCTGGGCTCGGTCGGCGCGGCGCTGGTCACCGAACCCCTCGGGATCGATCCCCGCGTCGTGGACCTGGTCCTGGCGCGCTACGACGAGACCCTCAGACGATGA
- a CDS encoding PQQ-dependent sugar dehydrogenase, with the protein MPAALTGAVLVGCSAPTPDPVRSTAPVVSEPAPSATTTASPTALPDPVAAAIGKPGTPVDIATGLAVPWGLAVLPDGTALVTLRDQARVVRVGPGVQTVVGADGPDGKVPDVSPGGEGGLLGVALSPGFASDQHVFLYQTARDDNRVVRYTLAQDRLTEATPIVTGIPKNSTHNGGRIAFGPDGDLYVGTGDAQDRPSAQDVNSLGGKILRVGADGSVPPDNPFAGSRTWSYGHRNVQGFGWDAAGRMYASEFGQDTWDELNLIRPGGNYGWPEVEGKGDGGGKYVAPLQTWATDDASPSGIAVTPDAVYVAALRGQKLWRVPVTPEGPTGTPDAYLDGTLGRLRTVEVGPDGSLWVLTSNTFRGTARPGDDRLVSVPLS; encoded by the coding sequence TTGCCCGCGGCCCTGACGGGGGCGGTGCTGGTGGGCTGCTCGGCCCCGACGCCGGACCCGGTGCGGTCGACGGCCCCCGTGGTGTCCGAGCCCGCGCCGTCCGCGACGACCACCGCGTCCCCCACGGCGCTGCCCGACCCGGTCGCGGCCGCGATCGGCAAACCCGGCACGCCCGTCGACATCGCCACCGGGCTCGCCGTCCCGTGGGGGCTGGCGGTGCTGCCGGACGGGACGGCCCTGGTGACGCTGCGCGACCAGGCGCGGGTGGTGCGGGTCGGGCCCGGCGTGCAGACCGTGGTGGGCGCCGACGGCCCCGACGGGAAGGTGCCGGACGTCTCCCCCGGCGGGGAGGGCGGCCTCCTGGGGGTCGCGCTGTCGCCGGGGTTCGCGAGCGACCAGCACGTCTTCCTCTACCAGACGGCCCGCGACGACAACCGGGTCGTGCGCTACACCCTGGCGCAGGACCGGCTCACGGAGGCCACGCCGATCGTCACCGGCATCCCGAAGAACTCGACGCACAACGGGGGCAGGATCGCCTTCGGGCCCGACGGGGACCTCTACGTCGGGACCGGCGACGCGCAGGACCGTCCCAGCGCCCAGGACGTGAACTCCCTGGGCGGCAAGATCCTGCGGGTGGGCGCCGACGGGTCCGTCCCGCCGGACAACCCGTTCGCGGGCTCGCGCACCTGGTCCTACGGGCACCGCAACGTCCAGGGTTTCGGCTGGGACGCCGCGGGGCGGATGTACGCCTCGGAGTTCGGGCAGGACACCTGGGACGAGCTGAACCTCATCCGCCCCGGCGGGAACTACGGGTGGCCCGAGGTCGAGGGGAAGGGGGATGGCGGCGGCAAGTACGTCGCGCCCCTGCAGACCTGGGCCACGGACGACGCCTCGCCCTCCGGCATCGCCGTCACCCCCGACGCCGTGTACGTCGCGGCCCTGCGCGGGCAGAAGCTGTGGCGCGTCCCGGTGACCCCCGAGGGGCCGACGGGGACGCCCGACGCCTACCTCGACGGGACCCTGGGCCGGTTGCGGACCGTCGAGGTGGGGCCGGACGGTTCGCTGTGGGTCCTCACGTCGAACACGTTCCGGGGCACCGCCCGGCCCGGCGACGACCGGCTGGTCTCGGTGCCCCTGTCCTGA